One window of Myxocyprinus asiaticus isolate MX2 ecotype Aquarium Trade chromosome 4, UBuf_Myxa_2, whole genome shotgun sequence genomic DNA carries:
- the anxa3a gene encoding annexin A3a — translation MWDDLESLVNAPCSFTAAPGERGTIKAKANFNVSEDVAALRKAIQGFGTNEKTLIDILTHRSSAQKQAICRAYQEETKRILINDLKGDTHGDFENVLVALVTPPAVYDAKALIKAMKGAGTDNSILIEILSSRTNKQIKDLSAALADETKKTLTQNLKSEVSGHYGKAILMLAEAARDESTSVNADQAREDAKALYKAGEKRLGTDESKFIEILCKRSIPQLRQTLVEYKNVSGKTLQQSIEKEMSGNLENLLVAIVKCVQNASAYFAEKLHKSMKGAGTDEKTLTRVMVSRAEIDMLDIRAEYKKLYKCSLHKEISSDVSGNFGDCLKMICGGED, via the exons ATGTGG GATGACTTGGAAAGTTTAGTGAATGCTCCCTGTTCGTTCACAGCAGCG CCAGGGGAGAGAGGTACCATTAAAGCCAAGGCTAACTTCAACGTTAGTGAAGATGTTGCGGCTCTCCGCAAAGCAATTCAAGGCTTTG GTACAAATGAGAAGACTCTGATAGACATACTGACCCACAGAAGCAGCGCTCAAAAACAGGCCATTTGTAGGGCATACCAAGAAGAAACAAAGAGG ATTCTTATTAATGACCTGAAAGGCGATACACATGGCGACTTTGAAAATGTGCTTGTTGCGCTCGTAACCCCGCCCGCAGTCTACGATGCTAAAGCATTGATCAAGGCAATGAAA GGGGCTGGAACGGACAACAGCATCCTGATAGAAATCTTGTCAtcaaggacaaacaaacaaattaaggaCCTGTCTGCAGCACTCGCTGATG AAACAAAGAAAACCCTGACACAGAAcctgaagtcagaagtttcagGGCATTATGGCAAAGCCATCCTTATGCTTGCTGAG GCTGCGAGGGATGAGAGCACCAGTGTGAATGCAGACCAGGCTAGAGAGGATGCAAAG GCTCTCTATAAAGCAGGCGAGAAGAGGTTGGGAACAGATGAGTCCAAGTTCATTGAGATCCTCTGTAAAAGGAGCATCCCTCAACTTAGACAAA CATTAGTGGAATATAAAAACGTCAGTGGCAAGACTCTGCAGCAGAGCATTGAGAAGGAAATGTCTGGAAACCTGGAGAATCTGCTGGTTGCCATTG tGAAGTGTGTGCAGAATGCTTCTGCATACTTTGCTGAAAAACTCCATAAAAGCATGAag GGAGCAGGCACAGATGAAAAAACTCTGACAAGAGTAATGGTCAGTCGTGCAGAGATTGACATGTTGGACATCAGAGCTGAATACAAAAAGCTCTATAAGTGTTCACTCCACAAGGAAATAAGT TCAGACGTGTCTGGCAACTTCGGTGACTGCTTGAAGATGATTTGTGGAGGAGAAGACTAG